The following proteins come from a genomic window of Littorina saxatilis isolate snail1 unplaced genomic scaffold, US_GU_Lsax_2.0 scaffold_1220, whole genome shotgun sequence:
- the LOC138956572 gene encoding uncharacterized protein, producing the protein MSDDSSPAHNFRKSTIAAQLARKQPADKSLPIVTTDKKGRKTLTVGNDREEVIDSLPIPADEEESVHLSLQVDSNRNDEEVDPQACTDVSPVNMSQSTSVDPLELTRQLLAEGQLLGLEGAELRAFVLNQKQQTLDREERDAERLERDAERQFQLEQLKIQNANQEGNRNNNSPGRIREDDGFKPKIPFLDDRDDIESWFHQFEHYARDCNLSDAAKASRVVYFLKGKARVIFSKLNEEDANDYDTLKHALYEGFQLTSEDYRKKFRQTKKSATDTYKEHITKLERYLDKWVELAECDQDVKDLKDLLVREQVLDTLPPDLAVHIRDRDPKSAKEIGMIANTYQQSRSNVKTSSTYVKPEKRRSPQEETRIAAPSTKPANQTLKAKLSDAEREKLRASGCCFICKLQGHVSRFCPNKRDTAGAVSSKKDTLETPILLEKLCGNCKEKKCAEVVPVKLNGTIVNALRDTGCTGIIVSKKFVPKEAYSAKMKETTLAEKDSKKMYHTAVVHIDSPYFDSETEVTVMDDPIYPVLIGKWYGLGKEKKLTPTYPVRDPAWYPGTAAAVTTRAQATEDAQKPSCSHKQGVKEEERLYSPADLKREQASDPSLKTIRQFANSPEGINGIRYSYKKEILYRTTKDRHGNDRSLVIVPKKLRNKVLSFGHDHPMAGHLGQRKTSDRIRAEFWWPGCAGDIRRYCLSCDTCQRTAPKSQTKKVPLGRMPPISSVFKRVAVDIIGPVKPMSESKKQYILVSVDYATRYPEAVALKNIQADTVAEALWEMWTRLGIPDEVITDQGTQFTSHLMKEVNDFLSIKHHMTAPFHPQANGLVERFNSTLKSMLKKLAIDQPREWDTFIPALLFAYREAPQESMGFSPFELLYGRSVKGPMQVLRQTWTEEEISGEQKTTAEYVVNLRNRIEETCNVARENLKKAASKQAHFFNKKTKPRTLEVGKRVLLLRPVKNNKLELTWSGPYKVVEKLNEFDYKIQVGRRTRIYHINLIKEYQERELSSATPNPSSSAQASVPASNEEESDEEDGGEEVVAVVMEEDNTMDDDIFKYDTQKMLPLLETQRTENVKNIHFDEKLDEAKVKEAKMICEEFEEFLTDVPKTTNLEKCSIEVTEKKPVFVKPRPIPHAMVETVEKEIEEMLKLHVIEPANSPYNSPIVLIKKKDGKYRFCSDLRALNNVVVFDAEPITDVDHLFQSLGKAKYFSKLDLTKGYWAIPIEEEDRDKTAFTTSAGQFRWANMPFGLKTATGVFNRMMRKLLNPIRRKDVHHFMDDVLIATETWEEHMSALKAVLQRLQEANLAAKPSKCYIGYTELPYLGHEVGGGKSCSVNRPDKEVQPRQACLERRSEKEF; encoded by the exons ATGAGTGACGACAGTTCCCCAGCTCATAATTTTAGAAAGTCCACCATCGCAGCCCAGTTGGCACGGAAACAGCCGGCCGACAAATCTCTCCCCATAGTGACCACAGATAAGAAGGGAAGAAAAACCCTTACTGTCGGTAACGATCGGGAAGAGGTGATAGACTCGTTACCAATTCCTGCTGACGAAGAAGAGAGTGTTCATCTCTCTCTTCAAGTTGACAGCAACCGTAACGACGAAGAGGTTGATCCACAGGCGTGCACGGACGTGTCACCTGTAAATATGTCTCAGTCCACAAGTGTAGATCCGCTAGAGTTGACTAGACAGCTATTGGCCGAAGGACAGTTGTTGGGGTTAGAAGGAGCCGAGTTGCGTGCATTTGTTCTTAATCAGAAGCAACAAACTCTTGATCGCGAAGAACGTGATGCTGAACGGCTAGAACGTGACGCTGAACGACAATTCCAACTGGAACAGTTGAAAATCCAGAACGCCAACCAAGAGggcaacaggaacaacaactcGCCAGGACGTATTCGCgaagatgatggtttcaagccCAAGATTCCTTTTCTAGACGACCGTGATGACATCGAGAGCTGGTTCCATCAGTTCGAGCATTATGCTCGAGACTGTAACCTGAGTGATGCAGCAAAAGCTTCACGTGTAGTGTACTTTCTGAAGGGTAAGGCGAGAGTCATCTTCTCAAAGCTGAACGAGGAAGACGCTAATGACTACGACACTCTCAAACACGCTTTGTATGAGGGCTTCCAACTCACTAGCGAAGATTATAGAAAGAAGTTTCGCCAAACCAAGAAAAGCGCCACTGACACGTATAAAGAGCACATCACGAAGCTAGAACGGTATCTAGACAAGTGGGTGGAATTAGCAGAATGCGACCAAGATGTAAAAGATCTCAAAGATTTGTTGGTCCGTGAGCAGGTGTTGGACACCCTTCCTCCTGACCTCGCCGTTCACATTAGGGATAGAGACCCTAAGAGCGCCAAAGAGATTGGGATGATAGCCAACACATATCAACAATCTAGATCGAACGTCAAAACTTCATCGACGTACGTCAAGCCTGAAAAACGTCGTTCTccccaagaagaaacaagaatagCTGCTCCATCAACAAAACCCGCAAATCAAACTCTAAAGGCAAAGTTGAGTGAcgccgagagagagaaactgcgaGCATCTggatgttgtttcatttgtaaATTGCAAGGGCATGTCTCTCGTTTCTGTCCAAACAAGAGAGACACAGCAGGTGCAGTTTCATCGAAGAAAgatacacttgagacaccgATCCTCTTAGAAAAACTTTGCGGAAATTGCAAGGAAAAGAAATGTGCCGAAGTGGTACCAGTGAAGCTGAATGGAACAATTGTCAACGCTTTGAGAGACACTGGATGTACTGGTATCATTGTCAGCAAAAAGTTTGTGCCAAAGGAGGCATATTCAGCGAAAATGAAGGAGACTACTCTGGCAGAGAAAGACTCCAAGAAGATGTACCACACCGCCGTGGTGCACATCGATTCACCCTACTTTGACTCCGAGACAGAAGTAACGGTGATGGACGACCCAATTTACCCTGTCCTCATAGGTAAATGGTATGGACTAGGTAAAGAGAAGAAATTGACTCCCACATATCCTGTTCGAGACCCAGCATGGTACCCTGGGACAGCAGCTGCTGTTACCACGAGAGCACAAGCGACAGAGGACGCCCAGAAACCAAGCTGCAGCCACAAACAGGGAgtcaaggaagaagaaagactgTATTCGCCAGCTGATCTGAAGAGAGAACAGGCAAGTGACCCTTCGTTGAAGACCATCAGGCAATTTGCCAACTCTCCAGAAGGGATCAATGGGATACGGTATTCatacaagaaagaaatcctGTATAGAACAACGAAAGATCGCCACGGAAACGACCGTTCACTAGTAATCGTTCCGAAGAAACTCAGGAACAAAGTTCTTTCATTTGGTCACGATCACCCCATGGCAGGACACTTAGGTCAAAGAAAAACATCTGACCGAATTAGAGCAGAATTCTGGTGGCCAGGGTGTGCAGGAGACATTCGTAGGTATTGCTTGTCCtgtgacacatgccaaagaacTGCACCGAAAAGTCAGACGAAGAAAGTCCCTCTGGGAAGGATGCCACCCATCAGTTCAGTTTTCAAGAGAGTTGCGGTGGATATCATCGGCCCGGTCAAACCTATGTCGGAGAGCAAGAAACAATACATCTTGGTATCTGTTGACTACGCTACCCGATACCCCGAAGCCGTAGCCCTGAAAAACATCCAAGCAGACACCGTAGCTGAAGCTCTCTGGGAGATGTGGACTAGATTGGGAATCCCAGATGAAGTGATAACGGACCAAGGCACACAGTTCACCAGCCACCTGATGAAAGAAGTGAACGACTTTCTCAGCATCAAACACCATATGACTGCACCGTTTCACCCTCAAGCGAATGGTTTGGTCGAAAGGTTCAACTCCACactgaagagcatgctgaaaaagTTAGCGATCGATCAACCGAGGGAATGGGACACGTTTATCCCCGCCCTCCTGTTCGCATACAGAGAAGCCCCACAAGAAAGCATGGGATTTTCGCCGTTTGAGCTGCTGTATGGGAGATCTGTCAAAGGACCCATGCAAGTGCTGCGCCAAACATGGACCGAAGAAGAAATCTCAGGGGAGCAGAAGACTACAGCGGAATATGTAGTCAACCTCAGGAACAGAATAGAAGAAACGTGCAACGTGGCACGTGAGAACCTGAAGAaagcggccagcaagcaagccCATTTCTTCAACAAGAAAACGAAACCAAGGACGCTAGAAGTCGGAAAACGGGTTCTACTTCTACGCCCTGTGAAGAACAACAAGCTGGAACTTACATGGTCAGGTCCCTACAAGGTTGTGGAAAAGTTGAACGAATTCGACTACAAGATCCAAGTTGGCAGAAGAACACGGATCTACCACATCAACCTCATCAAGGAGTACCAAGAACGGGAATTGAGTTCCGCCACTCCCAATCCCAGTTCATCTGCCCAAGCGAGTGTTCCTGCTtcaaacgaagaagaaagtgaTGAAGAAGACGGAGGAGAAGAGGTCGTGGCTGTTGTCATGGAAGAGGACAACACGATGGACGATGACATTTTCAAGTATGACACTCAGAAGATGTTACCCCTCCTAGAAACTCAAAGAACCGAAAATGTGAAGAACATCCATTTCGACGAGAAATTGGACGAGGCAAAGGTCAAGGAGGCGAAGATGATCTGTGAAGAATTTGAAGAGTTCCTAACAGATGTTCCAAAGACGACGAACCTGGAAAAATGTTCCATTGAAGTGACAGAGAAGAAACCAGTCTTTGTGAAACCCAGACCCATACCTCACGCCATGGTAGAAACTGTCGAAAAGGAAATTGAAGAAATGCTGAAGTTGCATGTCATCGAACCTGCAAACTCTCCATACAACTCTCCCATCGTCCTGATAAAGAAGAAGGACGGAAAGTACCGTTTCTGTTCTGATCTGAGAGCTCTGAACAACGTGGTAGTGTTCGACGCTGAACCCATCACCGATGTCGACCATCTGTTTCAAAGTTTGGGAAAAGCAAAATACTTTTCAAAGCTAGACTTGACGAAAGGATATTGGGCGATCCCAATAGAGGAGGAGGATAGAGACAAGACGGCATTCACAACTTCAGCGGGCCAATTTCGTTGGGCCAACATGccatttggattgaaaacagcGACGGGGGTGTTTAAccgcatgatgaggaagctacTCAATCCAATCAGAAGAAAAGACGTCCACCACTTCATGGACGACGTGCTTATAGCAACTGaaacctgggaagagcacatGTCAGCTCTGAAGGCAGTACTACAGAGGCTACAAGAAGCCAATTTGGCAGCAAAACCCTCCAAGTGCTACATAGGCTACACAGAGTTGCCGTACCTCGGACACGAAGTGGGAGGTGGAAAAAG CTGTTCCGTTAACCGACCTGACAAAGAAGTTCAACCCAGACAAGCTTGTCTGGAACGACGAAGCGAAAAGGAGTTTTGA